In Victivallis lenta, the sequence AGCCGGACGATGTGTGCATATCCGGCAACCTGTCTGGCGAGATAATCATCGTTGACCAGAAAACCTGGAGGATTCGGTGTGAGCGTCCAATGATTCCAGTTTACTTGAGAAATCACAATAACCGGCAAGTTGCGATACGGAGAAGTGATAAGAGCATAAAGATCTTCAATTTCGGCTGGATCATTAATTTTCCATGAAGAAGCAGAGATCGGTCTGAACTGGGCCAGGCTGATTCTGGAAAGCAACTCCGTCACAAGAGGCAGTTGCGCTTGCGCTTCCTCCAGCGGGATTTCTGTGGAAATCTCAATTTTAATACCGAACAACAACCTGCCGTTCTCTTCAATCATAGCGACATCATAGAACCAGCAGAGGTTATTCTTTGTCGTAAAACGGAACCGGGCAGTCCAGAGGCGGCGTTCTTCAACCGATACGCATTCACATCGTCCTCTTTCACTATCAAGTTCAAAACTGCGGTATTCCGTTGCTTCTGATGGCAGTTTTACATACAGATGCTTTGCAATGTAACTCAGCACCAGATCCGCGACCGCATGCAAGGCATTATCCAGATCGCCCGATGCATTCACGGTGGCCCGGAGCTGATAGACGGTTAGCCGCCGGTGGCGGAAATTTGTGTTTGCATAAGAAAACGGCATGAACAGCTCCTGCATTAGAATATGTAATATACCATGAAAAGAGTCTTATGGCAACGTGTTCTTTCTCTTTTTCCGGAGGTTGGATCTACTCTATCACCCATTCACCCTCCACCGCCAGACGCGGACAGCGCAGAATGCGAGGAATGAAATCCCTGTAATGCAGAACATGACGATTCCGAGCGGAAGCCAGAGATACATCAGCCCGAGCCCGGCGGCAATGCTTCCGAACAAGCACATCAAAACGATCAGTTCTGCGAGTTTGATTTTCTTTGCGGTCTGCTCAATCAATACAGTCTCTTCCATGGTTCACCTCGCCTTCCAGTCGCCGGAGGGAATGATTTTTGCCTGTTCCGGCAGATGGTTCATGATGTAGATCCATGCCTGAACAGTCGAACCGTCAGGCAGGCGGAAATCCGTCAGAACACGATCGTAGAGGCGTGGATATCCCTCCAGACGGTCGACATCTGCCCAGTCCCGGATCGGGATCTCTATCAGTTCGACTGTGACCTTCGTTTTCCCCGCCGGGACAAATGCCGGGAATCCCCATCCGGTGTCATAGAGTGTGCCTGGGATGGTTGCGTTTCTGCGGGAAATGGCATTCCGGCAGAAACGTTCATTCCGTTCGCCGGAACGGAGTGTGCCGTATGCGGCGATCAGGACAGTTTCTTTTTTCATTTGCGCCTCCTTTTTCTGATAAAGCTTTTGTCAAAAATTTTCATTTTATGACAATGTTAAATACTTCTATTTCAATGAGGAAACTACAAATTCAGTAATTTCCTCTCTTTTTTCGGATTTCAAAAGGTTCAAGAGGCCTTTCTTGTGGCATGTTATTTTGCCTGAAACTT encodes:
- a CDS encoding gamma-glutamylcyclotransferase family protein, whose product is MKKETVLIAAYGTLRSGERNERFCRNAISRRNATIPGTLYDTGWGFPAFVPAGKTKVTVELIEIPIRDWADVDRLEGYPRLYDRVLTDFRLPDGSTVQAWIYIMNHLPEQAKIIPSGDWKAR